A window of the Lolium perenne isolate Kyuss_39 chromosome 7, Kyuss_2.0, whole genome shotgun sequence genome harbors these coding sequences:
- the LOC127313174 gene encoding benzyl alcohol O-benzoyltransferase-like — translation MGMANSSALKFTVRRQPPVLVVPSGPTPRELKPLSDIDDQEGLRFYIPAIHFFRQHEGRGEDPVPVLRDAVAAALVHYYPLAGRLRELEGRKLAVDCTGEGVLFVEADADVRLDQFGAALQPPFPCLDELLFDVPGSSDLLDAPLLHFQVTRLACRGFIMAVKIQHAVADGPGLVQFLAAVAELARGAVAPTVRPVWGRELLMAPPDDDLARAPRAFAHREYDDVPDTKGTIVPLDSMTHSSFFFGPREVAAARSHLPPALRRGATTFEVLTGCLWRCRTVALAPAADEEMRMICLISVRGGRKPQQSGPVIPVGYYGNAFAFPVAVSTAGDLCANPVSYAVELVMKAKREVDVEYVRSVARLMVRRGRPHFTVVRAYLMSDLTRSGIRDLDYGWGKPVYAGPAKGGVGAIPGVASFLIAVKNAMGEEGIAVPVCLPGHAMDKFTEEMSKLMRPAFRTSRPSSPDVFPKIKSAI, via the exons ATGGGCATGGCGAACTCGTCGGCGTTGAAGTTCACGGTGCGCAGGCAGCCACCGGTGCTGGTGGTGCCATCGGGACCGACGCCGCGGGAGCTGAAGCCGCTCTCGGACATCGATGATCAGGAAGGGCTGCGCTTCTACATCCCCGCCATCCATTTCTTCCGGCAGCACGAAGGTCGGGGTGAAGACCCCGTGCCGGTGCTCCgggacgccgtcgccgccgcgcttGTGCATTACTACCCTCTCGCCGGGCGGCTGAGGGAGCTCGAGGGCCGCAAACTCGCCGTCGACTGCACCGGCGAGGGCGTGCTGTTCGTTGAGGCCGACGCCGACGTTCGCCTCGACCAGTTCGGCGCCGCCCTGCAGCCGCCGTTCCCGTGCCTCGACGAGCTCCTCTTCGACGTTCCTGGCTCCTCGGACCTCCTCGACGCGCCACTCCTCCACTTCCAG GTGACACGGCTAGCGTGCAGAGGCttcatcatggcggtgaagatacAGCACGCAGTGGCGGACGGGCCGGGGCTAGTGCAGTTCCTGGCGGCCGTGGCAGAGCTGGCGCGGGGAGCGGTGGCACCAACGGTGCGGCCGGTGTGGGGGCGCGAGCTGCTCATGGCGCCGCCCGACGACGACCTGGCGCGGGCGCCTAGAGCATTCGCGCACCGCGAGTATGACGACGTGCCGGACACCAAAGGCACGATCGTGCCCCTCGATTCCATGACGCACAGTTCCTTCTTCTTCGGTCCCAGGGAGGTCGCCGCCGCCCGTTCCCACCTCCCGCCGGCACTCCGTCGCGGCGCCACCACGTTTGAGGTCCTCACAGGGTGCCTGTGGCGGTGCCGCACGGTGGCGCTGGCCCCCGCCGCCGACGAGGAGATGCGTATGATCTGCCTCATCAGCGTCCGCGGCGGCCGGAAGCCGCAGCAGAGCGGCCCCGTCATCCCCGTCGGCTACTACGGCAACGCCTTCGCGTTCCCggtcgccgtctccaccgccggcGACCTCTGCGCCAACCCAGTGAGCTACGCCGTAGAACTGGTAATGAAGGCCAAGAGAGAGGTGGACGTGGAGTACGTGCGCTCGGTGGCGCGACTCATGGTGCGGCGAGGGCGGCCGCACTTCACAGTGGTGCGCGCGTACCTCATGTCGGACCTGACCAGGTCCGGCATCCGTGACCTAGACTACGGCTGGGGCAAACCTGTGTACGCTGGCCCCGCGAAGGGCGGCGTCGGCGCCATCCCCGGAGTCGCTAGCTTCCTCATCGCCGTCAAGAACGCCATGGGCGAGGAGGGCATCGCCGTGCCCGTGTGCCTGCCCGGCCACGCCATGGACAAGTTCACGGAGGAGATGAGCAAGCTGATGCGCCCGGCCTTCCGCACATCGCGGCCATCATCGCCCGACGTGTTTCCCAAGATCAAATCTGCGATCTGA